The Gemmatimonadaceae bacterium genomic interval CATGGTGCCACCCTGCTGCACTATGTCGCCGCCAACGGCGTCGAGAACTATCGGCAACGCACGCCGGCGAACATTGTGGCGATCGCGACCGCCCTGCTCGACGCCGGGGCGGACGTGAATGCGGCCTGCGACGTGTACGGTGGCGGGGCCACCACCCTCGGCCTCACCGTCACGAGCGCGCACCCGCGCGCCGCGGGCGTGCAGGAGGCGCTCGCCCAGCGGCTGCTGGATCGTGGCGCCACAATCGACGAGCGCGTGGTGCACGCCTGCCTCATGAACGGCTGCCCCGAGGCCGCGGTGTTCATGGCCGGCGAACGTCTTGCGCGCGGCGGCGCCTTGCGCCTCGACGAAGCCGCGGGCATCGGTCGCGTGGATCTAGTCACGGCGGCACTGCGCACCCTACCTACCAGCAGTCCGCTTATCACGGCCGCTCGCGAGATCGCCAGCTGGTACGACCAGCACGCGGTGCTGGCCCTGCTCGACGCGACCGCCCCCAGCGAGGGCGCCTAGCGGTCAGCCGCTCAGGAAGCGCCCGACGCGTCGCGCTTCTTGAGCTCGAGACTGATGGCGCCCATGCGCCCCACCACCGGCACGATGGCGAGCGTTGGGAGCAAGAGGGCCGGCGCCAGAAACGGCACGATGCGCCGCAGCTCCGGCTTGATCAGCAGAAACGCGAATGCCGACACGGCCACCACGTCCAACCCAAGCAGCGCGAACATGATCGTGCGCACCTTGGCGTGCATGCGCTGGAGCGTGTCGGTGGGGATCCGGGAGAGGTCGTCCATGGCCCCAAAACTACTACGTGCCGGCAGCTGGGCGCAGCGGTATCGTTCTCGCATGGACCACGCCCTCCGTTCGCTCCGGCGCGCCCTCCTGGCGCTCGCTGTGACCCCCGCCCTCGCCGTCAGCCAGGCCACGGTCTTTTCGGGCTTCACGCTCATCGACGGCACCGGCGCCGCCCCGGTGACGAACGCGCGCATGGTCGTGGAGCGCGGGCGCATCGTGGCCATCGGGCCGGCCACCCGCGTCGAGATCCCGCTCGACGCACAGCGTGTGGACCTGACTGGTCAAACGGTGATCCCGGGGCTCATCAACGCGCATGGCCACGTGGCGAGCCTCGCGAACTTGGGCACCTATGCCGCCTACGGCGTGACCACGGTGTTTTCGCTCGGCGATGAACCGTCGGAAGTCTTTGCCGCGCGCGATGCGCAGAAGCGCGGGCCCCCGCCCTACGCACGCGTGTACCTCGCCGGGCCGGTCCTCAACCCCACCAGCGCCGACGACGCCCGCGTGCAGGTGGCGAAGGTCGCCGAACAGCGCGTGGACATCGTGAAGATCCGGGTCGACGACAACCTCGGCACCACGAAGAAGATGCCCCCCGAGGTGTGGAAGGCGGTCATCGATGCCGCACATGCGCGGGGGATGCGCGTGGCGGTGCACCTCTACTACCTCGATGATGCCAAGGCACTCCTCGCCGCGGGCGCTGACTACATCGCGCACAGCGTGCGAGACCAGCCGGTCGATGCGGCCTTCGTGCGCGACCTCAGGGCACGCGGCATCTGCTACACCCCAACGTTGATGCGTGAGGTGTCCACCTACGTGTACGGGAGCGTGCCCCCCTTCTTCAGCGATTCGCTGTTCCTGGCACACGCCAACCGCGAGTGGATGGCCACGGTGTCGCAACCGGCGCGCATGGAGGCCATGCGCACCAGCAGCACCGCGCAGACGTACCAGAAGCAGCTGCCGGTCGCGATGCGCAATCTCAAGACGCTGTTCGACGCCGGCATTCCCATTGCCATGGGCACCGATACCGGCCCACTCGGCCGCTTCCAGGGGTACTTCGAGCTGATGGAGCTCGAGATGATGGTCGACGCCGGACTCACGCCGATGCAGGCGCTCCAGAGTGCCACCCAGACCGCCGCGCGCTGCCTGCAGGTCGATCGCGAGCTCGGCACGCTCGAAGCGGGCAAGTGGGCCGACTTTGTGGTGCTGGGCGCGTCGCCGCTCGCGAACATCCGGAATGTGCGCCAGCAGCGGGGCGTGTATGTCGGCGGGAGCCGCATCGACCCGCGTTAGGCGGGTTCGGACCGGACCGCGATTTTCTGTCCCACGCTGGATGCCGTTCGACCCGCAGCCGCGCGGGCTGTGCGACGACGGAACCGACGTCTCAACGCTGAGTTGAAGGCGAGGCGCTGGCCATCACGGCCGGCGCCTCGCGGCGTTTCGCCCACTCGTTTCACTCAGCTCTTGAGACCCATGCGCGCATACATCCCGATGGCCTTGGCCATCACCTCCCTCGCGGCCGCTCCACTCGCCGCCCAGACCACCACTGCCGATACGGCCAGCCTGCCGGCCAAGCGCGCCGAGCGCGCGGCGACGCGGACGGTGACCGTGCAGAACGACCGTCAGGCGGCGGTCACCTTCTTCATCGACGCCGGCCGGGTGGAGCAGGCCGTGGGCACGGTGGCGGCGGGTCAGACCGGCGCGATCGACCTCCCGGAATGGGCCGTGCGTGGCGCGCGGCAGATCACGCTGACGGCGCGCGCGACCGGCGACAACGCGCGGGTCGCGCGCTACGAACTGCCACTGCGCGACCGCTCGCTGCTCGGGCTGCTCGTACCGCCCGCGGAGGGGCTGCCGGCGAACGACAGTCTGCTGGTGAGCACGCCGCGCGGCGCCGCGCGGAGCGCCACGGTCACGATCGACAACGCGCGCGATCGTCGCGTGAGCGTGTACGCTGAGCAGGGCCTGCTCTTCGTGCTCCTCGGTGAGGTGGATCCCAAGTCGCAGCGCACGCTCGATGTGCCGGCCCAGCTGCTGCGCAATGCGTCGCCGCTGCGCGTGTTCGCGCGCCCCGAGGGCAACGCGCCGGTGAGCACCAACGCGCTGCGCCTCAAGGAAGGCGATCACATCGCGGTCGTCATCATGTAGCCGCCATGTAGTCGCACAGCGCGGCCGAGATGGCCGGCGCGAGACGCTCCAGCGCGTACGCCGTCAGGAACGTCTTCGCCGCCATCTCGCCGCGAAAGCGCGGCGACACATCGGGGTTGGCCTTGAGCCGGTCCACGCGTTCCTTCCCGAGATAGAGGAACGCAAGCCCCTGCCGCTCGGCGGCGTCGCGGCGATTGACGAGCTGCGCGGCGTCGAGCGCACCGAGGTAGAAGGCGTCCATCAGGATGCGCGTCCATTCGGCGCGCATGGGATCATGATGGCGCAGCGCACGGAGCGCTCGCGTGATTGGCGCCCCTGGCGCATCGGCATGCGCGCGCCCCAGGCGGATGGCGGTGAGCAGCTCGGGCTCCAGCGCCGTCTCCGCGTTACCGTTGGCATCACTCACCGGCGATTCGCGAATCACCAGCTCGGCGATCTGCCCCATGAGCGCGGCGCTGCGTGTGAGCACGGTGCCATCGTCCACATCGTGCGTCGTGCGACTGCTCCAGCGGATCCAGACTCGATCATCGAGCGCGGCGATCCGCTCCCCCACAGCGTTGAGTGCATCGACCAGCGCCGGATCGTGAAAGGCCAGTCCGGCCGCCCGCGGCCGCACGTCTTCCGAGACAATGGTGAGCGAGGCGTACAGCTGCCCGTCCGCGTGGCGCACCCACTGCCGTTCCACGTCGGCGGCGATCACACCGACCTGCAGCACGCCACCGACGAACGTTTCCAGCAGCGAGTGCGTCGCGATGGTGCCCTCGCGCGCCGTGAGCGCATCGAGCGCCGCGTACTCATGCTGCGCCCAGGGGTGCTCGGCGACCTTCTCGCCCGCCGTGGCGGCGCGCTGAAAATCGGCGAAGGCGTCAGACGCGACCCGTGGCGGGCCGAGCACGACGGTCAGCGCGGTGAGCGGATATGGCGCCGCCGCGCCCCCCGCGGCGCTCCCCACGTCAGGGGACGACGAGCGAGACTTCGGTCACCGGCCGCGCGTTGGCACTGGTGCTCACCAGAATCGTGATCGACTTCTCGGCGAGGGGGACCCCGGTGTAGGGGGTCAGCACCCGACAGGTATAGCTCGGGCCACTGAGCGGCGGAAAGATCGACGGCGCGTTCACGTTCGTTTGAAACTTGCCGGTCGCATCGGCATCGACGGTGAGCCCGAACGGCTCGTTCGTGGTCCCCACGCAGGAGACACCGACCGCCGCGTTCGCCACCGGTCCGCCCGACGCCCGCGTGACGGTGCCGCGCAGCAGGCCATAGTGGGCGCCGCTACCGTCCACCGTGGTCAAGAGGCTGCCACAGGCCGCCAGCGCGACGGCGCCAAGCGTGAGCGCCACAACACGAAGAGTGCGAGTCATACCGGAGTGTCGCCAATTCGGGAGGGAACTGCAATTGGCGCCGGTGATGCCGCCGGCCCGGCCGGCGCCGTCTAGCCCGCGCGGGCCGCGCCCGGGCCGCGCGAGGCCGTCAGCAGCGGCACCAGCCACATCCCCAGCGCCACCAGCAGCGCCACCAGACTGATGATCTTCCCCGTCCGATAGGTCGGGGAGTCGAACGTCAGCGTCACCTCCGACGCACCGGCCGGCAGTTCCACGCCGAGCAGCGCGTGATCGACACGCGTCACGGAAACGGTCTTGCCGTTCACCGTGGCCTGCCAATCGGGAAACCAGTTCTCCGCGACGACGAGCATGCTCGGCGCGGTCGCCGCCGGTGCCACGCTGACCTTCATCGCACCGGCACGCCAGTCGCTCACCGTCGCGACCGACGCCGACGGCGCAAAGGGCGCGGCCGCGGCCGGCAGCGTGGTGCGCGCCGAGTCGGAGAGCAGCACCGCCCCGTTCACCGGGAAGCGCGCATCGGTCACCGTCGCGGGGATCTGCGCATCGGGCGCCTTGGCCGCCGCCGGCACCACGCGCGCCCACGGTGTGGGCGTCTCACGTTCGTAGAGGACGGCCGTGGTGCCCAGCGCGGTCGGTGTGGGCGGTACGACGCGCTTGAAGCCCGGCACGTTCTGTTCGCCCTGCAGAATCAGATAGCGCACGGCGTAGAGATCCAACATCGACGGCGAGAGCCCCTGCTCGGCAAACATCAAGTCGTTGAAGCGCTTGAGCTGGAAGCCGTGATAGCCGGTCAGC includes:
- a CDS encoding amidohydrolase family protein — encoded protein: MDHALRSLRRALLALAVTPALAVSQATVFSGFTLIDGTGAAPVTNARMVVERGRIVAIGPATRVEIPLDAQRVDLTGQTVIPGLINAHGHVASLANLGTYAAYGVTTVFSLGDEPSEVFAARDAQKRGPPPYARVYLAGPVLNPTSADDARVQVAKVAEQRVDIVKIRVDDNLGTTKKMPPEVWKAVIDAAHARGMRVAVHLYYLDDAKALLAAGADYIAHSVRDQPVDAAFVRDLRARGICYTPTLMREVSTYVYGSVPPFFSDSLFLAHANREWMATVSQPARMEAMRTSSTAQTYQKQLPVAMRNLKTLFDAGIPIAMGTDTGPLGRFQGYFELMELEMMVDAGLTPMQALQSATQTAARCLQVDRELGTLEAGKWADFVVLGASPLANIRNVRQQRGVYVGGSRIDPR